A region of Arabidopsis thaliana chromosome 5, partial sequence DNA encodes the following proteins:
- the MED19A gene encoding mediator of RNA polymerase II transcription subunit 19a-like protein (MED19A; BEST Arabidopsis thaliana protein match is: unknown protein (TAIR:AT5G19480.2); Has 1807 Blast hits to 1807 proteins in 277 species: Archae - 0; Bacteria - 0; Metazoa - 736; Fungi - 347; Plants - 385; Viruses - 0; Other Eukaryotes - 339 (source: NCBI BLink).), whose product MEPERLKFGGPRELCGAADLISQFKLVQHHEFFCKKSLPVSLSDSHYLHNVVGDTEIRKGEGMQLDQLIESISQSRETNIRIQPFDIDELQESFQLNDMTPVELPPAEKGAPTIPSKSKSESKDRDRKHKKHKDRDKDKDREHKKHKHKHKDRSKDKDKDKDRDRKKDKNGHHDSGDHSKKHHDKKRKHDGDEDLNDVQRHKKNKHKSSKLDEVGAIRVAG is encoded by the exons ATGGAGCCTGAACGTTTAAAATTTGGAG GTCCAAGAGAGTTGTGCGGTGCTGCGGATCTTATATCTCAATTCAAACTAGTGCAACACCATGAATTCTTTTGCAAGAAATCTCTTCCTGTTTCTTTATCAGATTCCCATTATCTTCATAATGTGGTTGGGGACACAGAGAtcagaaaaggagaaggaatGCAATTAGATCAGCTTATTGAGAGCATATCACAGAGCCGGGAGACTAATATTCGCATCCAGCCTTTTGATATAGATGAGCTTCAGGAGTCTTTCCAACTAAATGATATGACTCCTGTTGAATTACCCCCA GCAGAGAAGGGAGCTCCTACAATTCCGTCTAAGTCAAAAAGTGAGTCGAAAGATAGGGACAGGAAACATAAGAAACACAAGGACAGGGATAAAGACAAAGATAGAGAGCATAAGAAGCACAAGCACAAACATAAAGATAGAAgcaaagataaagataaagacaAGGACCGAGACAGAAAGAAGGACAAAAATGGCCACCATGATTCGGGTGATCATTCTAAGAAACATCATGATAAG AAAAGGAAACACGATGGAGATGAAGATCTTAATGACGTTCAGAggcacaaaaaaaacaag CATAAAAGCTCAAAGCTTGATGAGGTGGGTGCAATAAGGGTTGCTGGCTAA
- the CLE22 gene encoding CLAVATA3/ESR-RELATED 22 (CLAVATA3/ESR-RELATED 22 (CLE22); Has 30201 Blast hits to 17322 proteins in 780 species: Archae - 12; Bacteria - 1396; Metazoa - 17338; Fungi - 3422; Plants - 5037; Viruses - 0; Other Eukaryotes - 2996 (source: NCBI BLink).), whose product MGNYYSRRKSRKHITTVALIILLLLLFLFLYAKASSSSPNIHHHSTHGSLKKSGNLDPKLHDLDSNAASSRGSKYTNYEGGGEDVFEDGKRRVFTGPNPLHNR is encoded by the coding sequence ATGGGAAATTACTACTCTAGAAGAAAATCTAGGAAACACATCACTACAGTTGCCTTGatcatccttcttcttcttttgtttctgtttctttacgCTAAAGCTTCATCGTCTTCTCCTAATATACATCATCACTCAACTCATGGAAGCTTGAAGAAATCTGGAAATTTGGATCCAAAGCTTCATGATCTTGACTCCAATGCTGCGTCATCAAGAGGATCAAAATATACTAATTATGAAGGTGGTGGTGAAGATGTTTTTGAAGATGGCAAGAGAAGGGTCTTCACAGGTCCTAATCCATTGCACAATAGATAA
- a CDS encoding uncharacterized protein (unknown protein; LOCATED IN: endomembrane system; Has 30201 Blast hits to 17322 proteins in 780 species: Archae - 12; Bacteria - 1396; Metazoa - 17338; Fungi - 3422; Plants - 5037; Viruses - 0; Other Eukaryotes - 2996 (source: NCBI BLink).), translating to MIYTISYVICRDCNLCVLCGGMRLKSVEQRVFENSNYCFSVFLI from the coding sequence ATGATATACACTATATCGTACGTTATATGCCGTGATTGTAACTTATGTGTTCTATGTGGTGGGATGAGATTGAAGAGTGTTGAACAACGAGTCTTTGAAAATAGTAACTACTGCTTCTCggttttcttgatttaa
- a CDS encoding octanoyltransferase (unknown protein; FUNCTIONS IN: molecular_function unknown; INVOLVED IN: biological_process unknown; LOCATED IN: cellular_component unknown; EXPRESSED IN: 19 plant structures; EXPRESSED DURING: 10 growth stages.), which translates to MDDQEFRSLLDLFPVVRSRDHRAELDSSKQSTSQSVVDREVSEWHDAPTVAEPKDLQYLKTDQDKFWENLKAAAEKKVGGVEAERFCKAFEKLHKKLVYEELDPEAAKRYLLNS; encoded by the exons ATGGACGACCAAGAGTTTCGTAGTCTCCTCGACCTCTTCCCAGTCGTACGTTCTCGTGACCACCGT GCTGAATTAGATTCTTCAAAGCAATCAACTTCACAGTCAGTTGTGGATCGAGAG GTAAGTGAATGGCACGATGCACCGACTGTTGCTGAGCCTAAAGACTTGCAATATCTGAAGACTGATCAAG ACAAATTTTGGGAAAATCTGAAAGCGGCTGCTGAGAAGAAG GTTGGTGGGGTTGAAGCAGAGAGATTTTGCAAGGCTTTCGAGAAACTCCACAAGAAACTT gtGTATGAAGAATTGGATCCAGAAGCTGCAAAGCGATATTTACTAAACTCTTAA
- a CDS encoding octanoyltransferase (unknown protein; Has 1807 Blast hits to 1807 proteins in 277 species: Archae - 0; Bacteria - 0; Metazoa - 736; Fungi - 347; Plants - 385; Viruses - 0; Other Eukaryotes - 339 (source: NCBI BLink).): protein MDDQEFRSLLDLFPVVRSRDHRAELDSSKQSTSQSVVDREVSEWHDAPTVAEPKDLQYLKTDQGWWG, encoded by the exons ATGGACGACCAAGAGTTTCGTAGTCTCCTCGACCTCTTCCCAGTCGTACGTTCTCGTGACCACCGT GCTGAATTAGATTCTTCAAAGCAATCAACTTCACAGTCAGTTGTGGATCGAGAG GTAAGTGAATGGCACGATGCACCGACTGTTGCTGAGCCTAAAGACTTGCAATATCTGAAGACTGATCAAG GTTGGTGGGGTTGA
- the TUB6 gene encoding beta-6 tubulin (beta-6 tubulin (TUB6); FUNCTIONS IN: structural constituent of cytoskeleton; INVOLVED IN: microtubule-based process, response to salt stress, response to cold; LOCATED IN: microtubule cytoskeleton, plasma membrane; EXPRESSED IN: 23 plant structures; EXPRESSED DURING: 13 growth stages; CONTAINS InterPro DOMAIN/s: Beta tubulin (InterPro:IPR002453), Tubulin (InterPro:IPR000217), Tubulin/FtsZ, GTPase domain (InterPro:IPR003008), Tubulin/FtsZ, N-terminal (InterPro:IPR019746), Tubulin/FtsZ, C-terminal (InterPro:IPR008280), Beta tubulin, autoregulation binding site (InterPro:IPR013838), Tubulin, conserved site (InterPro:IPR017975), Tubulin/FtsZ, 2-layer sandwich domain (InterPro:IPR018316); BEST Arabidopsis thaliana protein match is: tubulin beta chain 3 (TAIR:AT5G62700.1); Has 1807 Blast hits to 1807 proteins in 277 species: Archae - 0; Bacteria - 0; Metazoa - 736; Fungi - 347; Plants - 385; Viruses - 0; Other Eukaryotes - 339 (source: NCBI BLink).): MREILHIQGGQCGNQIGSKFWEVVCDEHGIDPTGRYVGNSDLQLERVNVYYNEASCGRYVPRAILMDLEPGTMDSVRTGPYGQIFRPDNFVFGQSGAGNNWAKGHYTEGAELIDAVLDVVRKEAENCDCLQGFQVCHSLGGGTGSGMGTLLISKIREEYPDRMMLTFSVFPSPKVSDTVVEPYNATLSVHQLVENADECMVLDNEALYDICFRTLKLTTPSFGDLNHLISATMSGVTCCLRFPGQLNSDLRKLAVNLIPFPRLHFFMVGFAPLTSRGSQQYRALTVPELTQQMWDSKNMMCAADPRHGRYLTASAMFRGKMSTKEVDEQMINVQNKNSSYFVEWIPNNVKSSVCDIAPRGLSMASTFIGNSTSIQEMFRRVSEQFTAMFRRKAFLHWYTGEGMDEMEFTEAESNMNDLVSEYQQYQDATADDEGEYEEDEDEEEILDHE, from the exons ATGAGAGAAATCCTTCACATTCAAGGTGGTCAATGTGGGAACCAGATTGGTTCCAAGTTCTGGGAAGTTGTATGTGATGAGCATGGTATTGATCCCACTGGTCGTTACGTTGGAAACTCTGATCTGCAGTTGGAGCGTGTCAATGTTTACTATAACGAGGCATCCTGCGGAAGATATGTTCCCCGTGCAATTCTCATGGATCTTGAGCCTGGTACTATGGACAGTGTCAGAACTGGACCTTATGGTCAAATCTTCAGGCCTGACAACTTTGTTTTCGGGCAATCTGGTGCTGGAAACAACTGGGCTAAAGGGCATTACACTGAAGGAGCTGAGCTTATTGATGCTGTACTCGATGTTGTACGCAAAGAGGCTGAGAATTGCGACTGTCTTCAAG GTTTCCAAGTATGTCACTCACTTGGTGGAGGCACCGGGTCTGGAATGGGAACTCTGCTCATATCTAAGATCAGGGAAGAGTATCCTGATAGAATGATGCTTACATTTTCTGTCTTCCCATCACCAAAGGTCTCTGACACAGTGGTTGAGCCATACAATGCGACACTTTCAGTTCATCAGCTGGTGGAAAATGCTGATGAGTGTATGGTTTTGGACAATGAAGCCCTTTACGACATCTGTTTTAGAACACTTAAGCTTACCACTCCTAGCT TTGGTGATCTGAATCATCTTATCTCTGCAACCATGAGTGGAGTTACATGCTGTCTTAGGTTCCCGGGTCAGCTCAACTCTGATCTGAGGAAGCTCGCAGTGAACCTCATTCCTTTCCCTCGTCTCCACTTTTTCATGGTTGGTTTTGCCCCTCTCACCTCCCGTGGGTCTCAGCAGTACCGTGCACTCACTGTCCCTGAGCTGACCCAACAGATGTGGGATTCAAAGAACATGATGTGCGCAGCAGACCCGCGCCACGGGCGGTACCTAACTGCCTCGGCCATGTTCCGTGGCAAGATGAGCACAAAAGAAGTGGACGAGCAGATGATAAACGTACAGAACAAAAACTCTTCCTACTTTGTGGAATGGATTCCAAACAACGTGAAGTCAAGCGTCTGTGACATAGCTCCCCGAGGTCTCTCAATGGCATCGACATTTATTGGGAATTCCACATCGATCCAAGAGATGTTTAGGCGGGTGAGCGAGCAGTTCACTGCTATGTTCAGGAGGAAAGCTTTCTTGCATTGGTACACAGGTGAAGGAATGGACGAGATGGAGTTTACTGAAGCTGAGAGCAACATGAACGATCTAGTCTCAGAGTACCAGCAATACCAAGACGCAACTGCAGATGACGAAGGCGAGtatgaagaagacgaggatgaagaagagatattGGATCATGAGTGA